From Providencia sp. R33, a single genomic window includes:
- the ynfF gene encoding selenate/tellurate reductase subunit YnfF, translated as MNIKNKLLNSPISRRNVVKSGAAGGLFAAVGNLSLPFNAKAMNNASSSTSTEDKVVWSSCTVNCGSRCLLRLHVKDDEVFWVESDNTGNDEYGNHQVRACLRGRSIRRRMNHPDRLKYPMKRVGKRGEGKFTRISWEEALDIVGDSLRDTLKNYGNEAVHVLYGTGVDGGNITNSNVPYRLMNSCGGFLSRYGSYSTAQIRAGMNYLYGSQEANSPDDIANTKLVVMFGNNPAETRMSGGGVTYYVEQARERSNARMIVIDPRYNDTAAGREDEWLPIRPGTDAALAAALAYVIITEDMVDQAFVDKYCVGYDEKTLPPSAPRNGHYKAYILGTGADGVAKTPQWASTITGIPADKIIKLGREIGQAKPAYIVQGWGPQRHSNGEQTVRAIAMLAIITGNVGISGGNSGCREGTYDSGVEWFPMLDNPVKTQISVFTWTDAIERGTEMTATRDGIKGKDKLDVPIKFLWCYASNTLINQHSEIARTHEILQDDSKCEMIVGIDHFMTASAKYCDILLPDLMPTEQEDLIPSESAGNMSYMILGQPATSAKFERKPIYEILSEIAKRLGPDVEKTFTEGRTQHEWIKYLCEKSRERFPDMPTYEEMKTVGIFKHKCPDEHVIGFKEFRDNPQANPLKTPSGKIEVYSEALAEISKNWELSPDDVIDPLPIYAKGFEGHQDKLSEKYPLQMTGFHYKARTHSSYGNIDILKQACRQEIWINPIDAKARGIEQGDIVKVYNDRGEVHIPAKVTPRIMPGVTAMGQGAWLDADMFGAKVDQGGCINVLTTQRPSPLAKGNPQHTNLVEIAKL; from the coding sequence ATGAATATAAAAAATAAACTATTAAATAGCCCTATTTCAAGGCGCAATGTCGTGAAATCTGGCGCTGCAGGTGGGTTATTTGCAGCTGTTGGTAACTTGTCTCTCCCTTTTAATGCAAAAGCAATGAATAACGCTTCTTCATCAACTTCCACTGAAGACAAAGTTGTTTGGAGTTCATGTACAGTAAACTGCGGAAGTCGTTGCTTACTTCGACTCCATGTTAAAGATGATGAAGTGTTTTGGGTCGAGTCTGATAACACAGGTAACGATGAATATGGCAACCACCAAGTTCGTGCATGTTTGCGTGGTCGTTCAATTCGTCGTCGAATGAATCACCCTGATAGATTGAAATACCCAATGAAACGCGTGGGTAAAAGAGGTGAAGGTAAATTTACCCGAATTTCATGGGAAGAAGCCCTCGATATCGTTGGCGATAGCTTGCGTGATACATTAAAAAACTATGGCAATGAGGCTGTCCACGTTTTGTATGGTACTGGTGTTGATGGCGGTAATATCACCAACTCTAACGTCCCTTATCGTTTAATGAATTCATGCGGCGGGTTTTTAAGCCGCTATGGTAGTTATAGTACCGCCCAAATTCGAGCAGGTATGAACTATCTTTATGGTTCACAGGAAGCCAACAGCCCTGATGATATTGCTAATACCAAACTTGTTGTGATGTTTGGTAATAATCCCGCTGAAACTCGAATGAGTGGTGGTGGAGTCACTTATTATGTCGAGCAAGCCCGTGAACGTTCAAATGCACGGATGATAGTGATTGACCCACGTTATAACGATACAGCTGCGGGCCGTGAAGATGAATGGCTGCCAATACGCCCAGGTACTGACGCAGCCTTAGCCGCTGCATTAGCCTACGTCATTATTACCGAAGATATGGTTGACCAAGCTTTTGTTGATAAGTATTGCGTGGGATACGATGAAAAAACACTTCCCCCTTCAGCCCCTCGTAATGGACATTATAAAGCCTATATTTTAGGTACTGGAGCTGATGGTGTGGCTAAAACACCACAGTGGGCCTCAACCATTACAGGGATCCCCGCAGATAAAATTATTAAACTCGGGCGTGAAATTGGGCAAGCTAAACCAGCTTATATCGTGCAAGGTTGGGGGCCACAGCGTCACTCAAATGGTGAACAAACCGTACGAGCCATCGCAATGCTAGCCATTATTACAGGCAATGTAGGAATTAGCGGAGGAAATTCAGGTTGTCGTGAAGGCACTTATGACTCAGGCGTTGAATGGTTCCCTATGCTCGATAACCCCGTAAAAACCCAAATTTCCGTATTTACATGGACTGATGCTATTGAGCGCGGAACAGAAATGACCGCGACTCGTGATGGCATCAAAGGAAAAGATAAGCTGGATGTGCCAATTAAATTTTTATGGTGCTATGCCAGCAATACGTTAATTAACCAACATAGCGAAATTGCACGTACTCATGAAATCTTACAAGATGACAGTAAATGCGAAATGATTGTTGGCATTGACCATTTTATGACTGCATCAGCAAAATATTGCGATATTTTACTGCCCGATTTAATGCCAACTGAGCAAGAAGATTTAATCCCTAGCGAATCCGCAGGGAACATGTCTTATATGATATTAGGGCAACCCGCCACTAGCGCGAAATTTGAACGTAAACCGATTTATGAAATTTTATCTGAAATTGCAAAACGTTTAGGTCCAGATGTTGAAAAAACCTTTACCGAAGGCCGTACTCAGCATGAATGGATTAAATACCTCTGCGAAAAAAGCCGCGAGCGTTTCCCTGACATGCCAACATATGAGGAAATGAAAACGGTTGGTATTTTCAAACATAAATGCCCGGATGAACATGTAATTGGTTTTAAAGAATTTCGTGATAACCCACAAGCTAACCCACTGAAAACGCCATCAGGAAAAATTGAAGTTTATTCGGAAGCACTCGCGGAAATTTCAAAGAATTGGGAGCTGTCCCCAGATGATGTTATCGATCCACTACCAATCTATGCAAAAGGATTTGAGGGACATCAAGACAAATTAAGCGAGAAGTACCCACTCCAAATGACAGGTTTTCACTATAAAGCCAGAACACACTCTAGCTACGGCAACATCGATATTTTAAAACAAGCTTGTCGCCAAGAAATTTGGATCAACCCTATTGATGCTAAAGCCCGTGGGATTGAACAAGGTGATATTGTGAAAGTATATAACGACAGAGGAGAAGTACATATTCCGGCCAAAGTCACACCTCGAATTATGCCTGGCGTAACAGCAATGGGCCAAGGTGCTTGGCTAGATGCGGATATGTTTGGTGCGAAAGTAGACCAAGGTGGATGTATCAACGTACTGACAACGCAGCGCCCATCACCGCTTGCGAAAGGAAATCCGCAACACACTAATTTAGTCGAAATTGCGAAACTGTAA
- a CDS encoding multidrug/biocide efflux PACE transporter: MSKYTKTLTERIFHAVSFEVIAIAITAPVSAWVLGRSIFQMGTVAIVLSTLAMLLNLFYNMLFDRFWPLSKGPRSAKVRIAHAVGFELSFVVLGVPMLALLLKMTLWDAFILEVGFFAFFLFYTYAFNLVYDVLRVRWFERQEMQSKTIKPITKRT; encoded by the coding sequence ATGAGCAAGTATACAAAAACATTAACTGAACGAATTTTTCACGCAGTTTCATTCGAAGTCATTGCGATTGCAATAACTGCACCGGTCAGTGCATGGGTTTTAGGACGCTCAATTTTCCAAATGGGAACAGTGGCGATCGTACTTTCCACACTCGCGATGTTATTAAACCTATTTTATAACATGCTATTTGACCGTTTTTGGCCTTTATCAAAAGGCCCAAGATCTGCAAAAGTACGTATTGCCCATGCTGTTGGCTTCGAATTAAGTTTCGTTGTTTTAGGTGTCCCAATGTTGGCTTTATTATTAAAGATGACGCTCTGGGATGCGTTTATTTTAGAAGTTGGTTTTTTTGCCTTTTTCTTATTTTATACTTATGCATTTAATCTGGTATACGATGTTTTACGTGTACGCTGGTTTGAACGTCAGGAAATGCAATCGAAAACCATTAAGCCAATAACAAAGCGCACCTAA
- a CDS encoding LysR family transcriptional regulator — protein MNYSIETLRTFVEAASLKSFSAAARKLNKSQSTISSTISGFEDDMGFVLFDRQGRESTLTLAGKKVLSLVEDILSADERLQALRVELSPDIEPQLSCAFSDIYQPPHAEHILTTLNRQFPHIEFEFLIAENNAVIEMIQNQQAHVGMMESRTEYPADISFSRLPIQGELGLYVLKTHPLALEKEVTYQHLTMTRQLRLSSSSQMIINSEKNWLAPNYLLLLEMAEQGIGWAILPTWLVKQFGHNVLVSLNYDLWPRKIDVDLVWSKNSPPGKAGYWLINKLLAGEV, from the coding sequence ATGAACTATTCCATTGAAACATTGCGTACCTTTGTAGAGGCGGCATCGCTAAAATCATTCTCTGCGGCAGCAAGGAAGCTCAATAAAAGTCAGTCCACGATCAGTAGCACGATAAGTGGTTTTGAGGATGATATGGGTTTTGTGTTATTTGACAGACAAGGGCGTGAATCTACGTTAACACTGGCAGGGAAAAAAGTGTTGAGCTTGGTTGAAGATATATTATCAGCGGATGAGCGTTTGCAAGCATTAAGAGTGGAATTATCGCCTGATATAGAACCACAATTAAGCTGCGCTTTTTCAGATATTTATCAGCCACCTCATGCTGAGCATATTTTAACAACACTAAATAGACAATTCCCTCATATTGAATTTGAATTTCTAATTGCAGAAAATAATGCGGTTATTGAGATGATTCAAAACCAGCAGGCTCATGTTGGAATGATGGAGTCGAGGACTGAATATCCTGCCGATATTTCTTTTTCACGTCTGCCTATTCAAGGTGAGCTTGGATTATATGTATTAAAAACGCATCCTTTAGCATTAGAAAAGGAGGTGACTTACCAGCATTTAACCATGACTCGTCAATTACGTTTGAGTAGCAGCAGCCAAATGATTATTAACAGCGAAAAAAATTGGCTAGCACCAAATTATTTATTGCTATTGGAAATGGCAGAGCAAGGCATTGGTTGGGCTATTTTACCCACATGGTTAGTTAAACAATTTGGTCATAATGTGTTAGTCAGTCTTAATTATGATTTATGGCCACGAAAGATTGATGTTGACTTAGTTTGGTCTAAAAATAGTCCTCCTGGTAAAGCAGGCTATTGGTTAATCAATAAATTATTGGCTGGAGAGGTTTAA
- a CDS encoding DUF4822 domain-containing protein, with protein sequence MKKLLVPTLFAVVSTMSFGIHAATTQAVSQAQSAEHKLNAYEEIMVGKVWTTTEALDQDKKAVSADDKQVANFFGLAEYYPDGTFNMTTFDGKPKMKGDWSFDENGKTRSLTAKNDKGEVLFTRVVENVTVTPEEYTYRIYPEQDSKDKYFDIVHKVKK encoded by the coding sequence ATGAAAAAATTATTAGTACCTACATTATTTGCTGTTGTATCTACTATGTCATTTGGTATTCATGCCGCTACAACTCAAGCTGTCAGTCAAGCTCAGAGCGCAGAGCATAAATTAAATGCTTATGAAGAAATTATGGTTGGTAAAGTTTGGACAACGACGGAAGCGTTGGACCAAGATAAAAAAGCTGTAAGCGCTGATGATAAGCAAGTGGCTAACTTCTTTGGCTTAGCTGAGTATTACCCTGATGGTACATTTAATATGACCACTTTCGATGGTAAACCGAAAATGAAAGGGGATTGGTCGTTTGATGAAAATGGAAAAACGCGTTCATTAACGGCGAAAAATGATAAGGGTGAAGTATTATTTACCCGGGTTGTTGAAAACGTCACAGTGACACCAGAAGAATATACTTACCGTATTTACCCTGAACAAGATAGCAAAGATAAGTACTTTGACATTGTTCATAAAGTTAAAAAATAG